The following coding sequences lie in one Rhizobium rhododendri genomic window:
- the nuoK gene encoding NADH-quinone oxidoreductase subunit NuoK has protein sequence MVIGLSHYLTVSAILFVLGVFGIFLNRKNVIIILMSIELILLAVNINMVAFSSFLNDIVGQVFALFILTVAAAEAAIGLAILVVFYRNRGSIAVEDVNVMKG, from the coding sequence ATGGTCATCGGTCTTTCCCACTACCTGACGGTCAGCGCCATCCTCTTCGTGCTCGGCGTCTTCGGCATCTTCCTGAACCGCAAGAACGTCATCATCATCCTGATGTCGATCGAGCTCATCCTCCTTGCGGTCAACATCAACATGGTTGCCTTCTCGTCCTTCCTGAACGACATCGTCGGCCAGGTCTTCGCGCTGTTCATCCTGACCGTCGCTGCTGCTGAAGCTGCCATCGGCCTTGCAATTCTGGTGGTCTTCTACCGAAACCGCGGCTCCATCGCCGTGGAAGACGTCAATGTGATGAAGGGCTGA
- the nuoI gene encoding NADH-quinone oxidoreductase subunit NuoI — protein sequence MAGLSNAIGSLFLKEFAGAFLLTMRYFFKQKATINYPFEKGPVSPRFRGEHALRRYPNGEERCIACKLCEAICPAQAITIEAGPRRNDGTRRTVRYDIDMVKCIYCGFCQEACPVDAIVEGPNFEFATETREELYFDKQRLLDNGDRWEREIARNIAIDSPYR from the coding sequence ATGGCCGGATTATCCAACGCCATCGGCTCGCTGTTTCTGAAGGAATTCGCCGGCGCCTTCCTGCTGACGATGCGCTATTTCTTCAAGCAGAAAGCGACCATCAACTATCCCTTCGAAAAGGGACCGGTCAGCCCGCGCTTCCGGGGCGAGCATGCGTTGCGCCGCTATCCGAACGGCGAAGAGCGCTGCATCGCCTGCAAGCTGTGCGAAGCGATCTGTCCGGCGCAGGCGATCACCATCGAGGCTGGCCCGCGCCGCAACGACGGAACCCGCCGCACCGTCCGTTATGACATTGACATGGTGAAGTGCATTTATTGCGGCTTCTGCCAGGAAGCCTGCCCGGTCGACGCCATCGTCGAGGGGCCGAATTTCGAGTTTGCCACGGAAACCCGCGAAGAACTGTATTTCGACAAGCAGCGGCTTCTGGATAACGGCGATCGCTGGGAGCGCGAAATCGCTCGCAACATCGCAATCGACTCGCCCTATCGCTGA
- the nuoH gene encoding NADH-quinone oxidoreductase subunit NuoH: MDSFFMAYVWPTIIMVGQSLLLLVCLLIFIAFILLADRKIWAAVQLRRGPNVVGPFGLFQSFADLLKFMFKEPLIPAGANKGVFLLAPLVSVTLALMTWAVIPLANGWVIANINVGILYILAISSLEVYAIIMAGWGSNSKYPFLGALRSAAQMVSYEVSIGLVIVTVLLCVGSLNLSDIVLSQKIGLGTKIGLPSSFLDWHWLSLFPMFIIFFISALAETNRPPFDLPEAESELVAGYMVEYGSSMYMMFMLGEYCAIVMMCSLTTILFLGGWLPPLDVWFLNWVPGVIWFLIKSCLVFFMFAMVKAFVPRYRYDQLMRLGWKVFLPLSLAMVVIVAFVLKLTGWA; encoded by the coding sequence ATGGATTCATTCTTCATGGCCTACGTCTGGCCGACGATCATCATGGTTGGACAGTCGCTCCTGCTGCTCGTCTGCCTGCTGATCTTCATCGCCTTCATCCTGCTTGCCGACCGCAAGATCTGGGCCGCAGTGCAACTGCGTCGCGGCCCGAACGTCGTAGGTCCTTTCGGCCTCTTCCAGTCGTTTGCCGACCTTTTGAAGTTCATGTTCAAGGAGCCGCTAATCCCGGCGGGCGCCAACAAGGGCGTCTTCCTGCTGGCGCCTCTGGTTTCGGTGACGCTGGCGCTGATGACCTGGGCGGTCATTCCGTTGGCCAACGGCTGGGTCATCGCCAACATCAATGTCGGCATCCTCTACATCCTGGCGATCTCGTCTCTCGAGGTCTACGCCATCATCATGGCCGGCTGGGGATCGAACTCGAAATATCCGTTCCTCGGCGCGCTGCGTTCTGCGGCACAGATGGTCTCCTACGAAGTCTCGATCGGCCTCGTGATCGTTACCGTGCTGCTCTGCGTTGGCTCTCTCAATCTCTCCGACATCGTGCTGTCTCAGAAGATCGGCCTTGGCACCAAGATCGGCTTGCCCTCGTCCTTCCTCGACTGGCATTGGCTGTCGCTGTTCCCGATGTTCATCATCTTCTTCATCTCGGCGCTGGCCGAGACGAACCGTCCTCCCTTCGATCTTCCTGAAGCGGAGTCCGAGCTGGTGGCCGGCTACATGGTCGAGTACGGCTCGTCGATGTACATGATGTTCATGCTTGGCGAATATTGCGCCATCGTCATGATGTGCTCGCTGACGACGATCCTGTTCCTCGGCGGCTGGTTGCCTCCGTTGGATGTCTGGTTCCTGAACTGGGTTCCCGGCGTCATCTGGTTCCTGATCAAGTCGTGCCTGGTGTTCTTCATGTTCGCCATGGTCAAGGCCTTCGTTCCGCGCTACCGCTACGACCAGCTCATGCGCCTCGGCTGGAAGGTATTCCTGCCGCTGTCGCTCGCCATGGTCGTCATCGTCGCATTCGTCCTGAAGCTGACGGGATGGGCATGA
- a CDS encoding NADH-quinone oxidoreductase subunit J: MGLQALFFYLFAFIAVASAFMVISARNPVHSVLFLILTFFNAAGLFLLLGAEFLAMILLVVYVGAVAVLFLFVVMMLDVDFAELRSGLLSYAPIGAIIGIILAAELIVVVGGSVISPEIAKTVAMPIPDLATRTNTAALGDVLYTNYVFFFEIAGLVLLVSMIGAIVLTLRHRVNIKRQDISKQVARTPATAVEVVSVKPGQGI, translated from the coding sequence ATGGGTCTGCAGGCTCTATTTTTCTATCTGTTCGCCTTCATCGCGGTAGCGTCGGCGTTCATGGTCATTTCGGCGCGGAACCCGGTTCACTCGGTCCTGTTCCTCATCCTGACATTCTTCAACGCGGCCGGCCTGTTCTTGCTTCTGGGTGCCGAGTTCCTGGCGATGATCCTGCTGGTCGTTTATGTCGGCGCCGTGGCGGTGTTGTTCCTTTTCGTCGTCATGATGCTCGACGTCGACTTTGCCGAACTGCGCTCCGGGCTTTTGAGCTACGCGCCGATCGGGGCGATAATCGGGATCATCCTCGCCGCCGAACTGATCGTCGTGGTCGGCGGCAGCGTCATTTCGCCTGAGATCGCCAAGACCGTGGCGATGCCTATCCCCGATCTTGCCACCCGCACGAACACCGCAGCGCTCGGCGACGTGCTCTATACAAACTACGTCTTCTTCTTCGAGATCGCCGGCCTCGTGCTGCTGGTGTCGATGATCGGCGCCATCGTGCTGACGCTGCGGCATCGGGTGAACATCAAGCGCCAGGATATTTCCAAACAGGTTGCCCGTACGCCGGCGACTGCCGTCGAGGTAGTTTCCGTCAAGCCCGGGCAGGGCATCTGA